A region of the Methyloprofundus sedimenti genome:
GTTTTAGTTGCGTATAAATGTAAAATCTTTCCTCTTGGGTTAGATGGTTAAACGTGTTCATTGAGCACCTCTTTTTAGTTTCAGGTTTTAGTCGACGGAAACTATACCATCTAACCCTTTAAAGAGGTGTTGCAGTTATTATATGAATTCGGGTCTTATGAACAGGCAGAGAAAGATATTATGCAATACATCAAGTATTACAATAGTTTCCGTGTACATAGTTATAACAATTATTTAACCCCAATCCAAGCGGAGAAAGAAGCCGCTTAAAAAACCGATCGTTATGTACGAATTTACTTGACCACTACAAATGCCCCCTTTGGTTTCTTTGGTTTCTTTGGTTTCTTTGGTTTCTTTGGTTTCTTTGGTTTCTTTGGTTTCTTTGGTTTTTACCTTTGGTTTTGTTCGTTAGATATTTTTGGCAATAAGTCTAATGGAATCATACTTATACGTCTTAGATGAAAACATAGATTTAAGTAAAAGCTTCCAAGCTCGCAATTTGAAGTTCGGTTTAGAATTTACGTCTGCACTGCATGTTTTAAAGGAATGCCATATTTCTTCCTCGTTTTTCAACCATGAATTAGAAAACTGCCGACAAAACCCACGATATTTCGTTGAAATCACATTGAAGCCATGCTTCGAAAGAATTGAATTGAGACTAGAGTTTGTAAAGAAATTCAAATGCCGAGGAATATCAGACCATGGCCATGCAGCTTTATAGTCTTTAAAACCATGAGACATACAGTTGGGTGTTTCAACAATAAAAACACCATTAGTTTTCAAAATACTTTTAACATTGGAAATTGCGGTATTTACGTCGAGACAATGCTCAAGAACATGGGACATAAGAACGACATCGTATTTGCTATTTAAGATGACTTTAGGCAATTCTTCAGCTGTTCCGTCAAAAACATTCAAACCAGCTTTCTTTGAGGCTTTCCTAGCTTCTGGATCAGGCTCTACTCCAGTTGCAGAAAATCCTTTCTCAATAAACTTCAGTAAATTACCACCACTTCCACAGCCTATTTCTAATATTGTGAGAGAATCTCCTTGTAACAAAGACATAGCATCATGTGGCATTAAGTCTTCTCCCCTGTCAATACGCCAAGACACATGTGTGCGTAATTTATCAAAAAACGACACTTTTTCTTCAAGTTTACCAACATTTATTGCGCTATCCTGATGTGTGTAATAGCTATCAAGTTCGTAAAAACTTGATACTTTTTCCTTTGTCGGTCGTTCCCAAACCTGTCCGTAGTCACATACGTCACACCAATAAACTTCATATAATTCAGATTTAATTGGCTTTCTATAATCACAAGGTGCTGAAAACAATATATATGTTTGATGACCACAAATCGGACATCCTTCCAAGTTATTTTTAACTTCCATACTTTCTCCTAATGACATCTAATGCCGAGTTGAGGCGCCAGTTTGCCCTATAATCAGCCTGGCGGGATGTATTATCGGGCAAACTGGTCGCCTCGAACGGTTTGTTATCGGCTCCCGGAGCTTGCGTAGGGTGGTGTTGACTGGCATGATAGTCAGCTAGCTGGTGAAAGTCCAGCCTTTGCCCTGTGAGAAGGGAAAAAGTAGGCGAAAGAAACGTACAGGGTTAGGTCTTTGATTTATGAAAAAAAGACTAAAAATTAAGATACCTAAGCTTCAGGGTATACCATTCTTTTTAAAAATCATAGAGATAAGACCTGATCCCGTCTCAAAGGGCTCTGACCCTGAAGTACTGACCCTGAAGTATCATTAAGGTAAAAATTGTAAGAACATGAGGAAAAGACCAATTGTAAAAATAAAACAAATAATAACAGCTAACAACATAAATCTTGTAAGTGCTTTAAGTTCTGGAAAATCTTTAAGCCCTATAGCATGAGCACTTTTTGTCACTTTCCGCGCATTATATTGAATAGCCTTATCACTTTTAAAGAAAAGAACAACAATAAATAAATTTGGTATCATAGCTAATAATAGACCATAAGCTAATTGTGGGCTTTCACCTATATTTTTAATACAATATGATGCAAGTGCGGATGCAAAAGTTATAGTCACAAAAACTAAGTTCCGAGCAAAATTCCAATTAAATTTATACAACTCTGTAAAATATTCTAGCTTTTTCCAACCATCCTCATCCATTTTATTATCCTTTTTTCAGCCTTATTCGTAATTAATTGTAAAGCATAACAGTATTATTCTCAGGGCGCTTCGCTGACGCACATTCACCCAGAAATTACATGATATTCACCGACAAATCAGGCACATCTGCCTGCTGTTCAATTTATCCTGATAATTGATACTAACCGCTTAATCGGATATTCGAATAAATTAACGTCCAACATAGTTCTTTTCAATTACCACGTCAACTCAAGTTTTACACTACAAAATAACCCGGTCCTTTTTCAGTAATCCGCAGGCGAAGCATTCAACAAAATTACTTCAATTTCTTCGGTGATTTCCTCTTGCCGGTATATCTGACTCTTTTTGTGTAATTTTTCGGTGGCTTCATCCAGATGCCTGACGGCATTATCCAGATGTTGTAAGCGTTGATTGTTTTCTGCCGCCAACGAAGTATATAAAATATCCTGTAGAGCGCTAAGCACATACTGATCAACCAGTTCGAGCAAAAACTGCGACGGTTGTAGATTTAACAATGGCTCATTTTTATACTCTGAACTTCGCTTAATATCCTTAAACGGCGGTAATAATGTTTTCAGCGTTATATTCAAATGTTCATCCTGATGAAATAACACCGATAAGTTGAATAACTCGTATTGATTATGCAGCTGGCTGATAGCATCGCTCACGCTGTTTAATACCTGACTAATTTCATCACTGCTATTTGCGCCGGATAGCTCTGTAAAGGCGATATTGGTGTTTTGCAATCGAGCACATAATCGGCTCCCCACGGCAATAACACTATCAGCTGATGCTTGTGTCAGTTGTTCAATCAAGCTTTCATTAAGATTACCGCAAAATCCTCGTTCGGAACCGATAATAATCACGATTAATGGCGTACTGATTTTTAGCTCTGGCAAACCCGGATAAAACTGTAGAAAATCTGCTGCGACGGTTTCAATATGCTGTACGACCAGGCTTTGTGCCTGACGCAGTCTAATCAGTTTATGCATATCCATAAACGCCATATTTTTCAGCGAATGCAGGATGCTGCGAATTTCCGTCAGGTGCGCAATATGCTGTTGCAGTGCGCGACTTTGGCTCATGCTGCGTTTGCTTGTTTATCAGACAGGACATTAATCAGCAATTGTCGCCATTCCTGTAAGTCGCTGTTTAATGCTAAAGGCGATTCTTTTACTGTCTGTTTTAAGCGTACCAACTCGCCAGCTATTTGAGCCGGTTGCAAAGTATCAAGTAAGCCGTCGTTATAGGCAATCAGCCAGGCGAGTTGAAATTCACTGCTTTCCGGCGCTAACCGATCCTGTTTTAACAGTTCGCGTAGCAAACGGCCGCGTTTGATCCGCGCTTCCATTGATGCTTCCAGTTTTTGCCCGAAACGGGAAAAGCTTTCCAGTTCCAGAAACTGCAAATATTCCAGTTTGATTTTGCCCGCTTGATCACGAATTGCCGGGTGCTGGGTTTTACCGCCTATTCGGGACACCGACTTACTAATGTCTATAGCTGGCCGAAAGCCGGAAGCAAACAAGTCGCTATCCAGATAAATCTGTCCGTCGGTAATGGAAATCAGATTAGTTGGAATATAGGCGGCTATTTCGCCCTGTTTAGTCTCGACAATAGGCAATGCGGTCATGCTGCCACCACCATGATCGGCATTCAATCGGGTCGAACGTTCAAGTAATCGGGAATGCACGAAAAATATATCCCCCGGATAAGCTTCGCGGCCCGGAGGGCGGCGTAATAATAAGGATAATTCACGATAAGTGCGTGCATGCGTTGCCAGATCATCATAAACAATCAACGTATCACGGCCTTGTTGCATCCAGTATTCGGCCAACGCACAACCGGCAAATGGGGCGATATATTGCAGACCCGGCAAAGCGGTTGCTTCGGCAACCACACAAACGGTGTAATCCAGTGCATCATGCTGGCGTAGCAGCTCGATAGTATTGACGATAGCCGAGCGTTTTTGACCAATCAATACATAGATGCAAAAGACATTTTTACCTTTCTGATTGATCACGGTATCTATCGCCAAAGCACTGCGCCCCGTGCCTTCATCACCGACCAGTAACTGCCTCTGGCCTTTTCCAATCGGAATCAGCGTATCAATAATTTTAATGCCGGTGTACAGTGGTTCACGGACAAATTCGCGCGCGATAATCGGCGGCGAGGCTTGCTCCAGATTACCACGTACGACATAAGCGGGCTTATTTTGTCCATCCAACGGCGCACCTAGCGGATCTATGACTCGGCCTAAAAAGGTATCGCCAACCGGTACACTCAATGCATTCCGGGCAAGATGAACCAAAGTGCCTGCGGTGAGTGCTTCAGTTTGATAGAACAAAATGGCACCAATCAGTTCGCGGTTAAGATCGAAAACCATTGCGCGACTGCCATCGGCAAACATCAGCATATCTTCAATAGCCGCCGACGGCAGCCCCTTGATCCAGGTAATACCATCGCCCACAGACACTACTATACCCTGCTCTTTAACGTGTAATCTGGGCTGATAGCGATTTAGCCATGCATGCTGTTTTTTTAATAACGCACTGTCAGCATATAAACCCGCGTCAGAAATCATCAGCAAACTCCGCAAAACCGCTTAATTCATACTGCAGATTGGCATGCAATACCCAGGCATCTTTATCAATTTTGAGTCCGGCAATAAGTGCCGGATCCAGGCTGTATTGAAACTTTAAGGGTTTATCGATTAATGCAGTAAACTTACTTTCCAGTTGCTGTACCTGTCTTTCACTGAGCGGATAAACGCTGCTAACATGAATAGTCAGTGTGGCGTCGTTTTCCGTGGTTTGCAAAATTGATTGGCAGGCTTTTGGAAGTTGCTTTAACTGGCTCAGCAAGACGTCAAACAGACGCGATTCCAATTCCGGCCCGGCCGTTTGTTGCAGTAATAAGGTCGCAAAACGCGCACCATTTTGCAGCGCTAAAGTTTGCTGATGGCGCTGTAATTCCTGTTGTTGCCGTTGCAAGGCCGCCTGATTTTTACTGCGCTCCTGCTCCAGTTCTTTGTGTAATATTAATAAATGATGCTGCCGTTCTGTTTCCATTTGCTGATGCAATTGGGTCATGGCACTTTGCTTTTCCAGATTCCATTCCTGTAAACGATTGCCGTAACTTTTCTTCAGTTCTTCGGCTTCCTGACGCATTTTTGCAGCTTCGGCTAAAGATTGATCAATATGCTCTTTGCGTTGGGCAATAATATTACGCACAGGCTTGTAAAACAAACGCTGTAGTATCCAGACCAGAATCAGAAAATTGATGATTTCCAGTGAAAAAGTGGACAGATTAAATTCCATCGTGAGCCGTCCTGATTAATGAATGATATAAGCGAGCAAGGGGTTTTTAAACAACACGATCAAGATAATGACCAAACAATAAATCGCCAGTGACTCAATCATCGCCAGACCAATAAACAGCGTACGCATAATTGAGCGCTCTGACTCAGGCTGTCGAGCTAATGCCTCCAGCGCACTGCTAATAGCTTTGCCCATTGCCAGGGCAGGCCCTAATACACCAATAGCAATGCCAATGACAGCGGCAACAGTTGAACCTAATACTATCAAGGTAATTTCGTTCATCATTATTCCTCTGAATTGATTTGTTGGGATTGCATTGCGCTGGCCAGATAAATTAAGGCCAACATGCCGAAAATATAGGCCTGTACTAAAGCTTCAATAATGTGCAGCATTAAAATAGGAATCGGCGCCAGAAAACCAGCCACTAAGACAATCAGCATCGCTGCCATTTCCAGACTCATGACATTGCCGAACAAACGAATGGCCAGCGCCAGTGTGCGTGTGAATTCACTGATAATATGAAATGGCAATAGCATCGGTGTTGGCTGTAGATAATGATGCAGATATTTTTTTAAGCCCTGAGTACGAATACCAAACCAGTGCACTGAGAGAAACACCAGTATCGCTAGTGCTGAAGTCACCGATAAATCAGCCGTTGGTGAGTGCAGTCCGGGGATCAGTCCCACCATATTGGCAATAATAAGAAACACCCAAAAAGTTGAAATAAACGGCATAATGATCCGCCCATGCTTTGGTGTAACTTCTAAAACCGCCTGTTCCATCGCTTCGAAAATTCCTTCGATCACGGTTTGCATGCCACTGGGCAACATCTGCATATGCCTGGTTGCCAGCCAGACCAGGCTGATAATAAACAGCATCAC
Encoded here:
- a CDS encoding F0F1 ATP synthase subunit delta; translation: MEFNLSTFSLEIINFLILVWILQRLFYKPVRNIIAQRKEHIDQSLAEAAKMRQEAEELKKSYGNRLQEWNLEKQSAMTQLHQQMETERQHHLLILHKELEQERSKNQAALQRQQQELQRHQQTLALQNGARFATLLLQQTAGPELESRLFDVLLSQLKQLPKACQSILQTTENDATLTIHVSSVYPLSERQVQQLESKFTALIDKPLKFQYSLDPALIAGLKIDKDAWVLHANLQYELSGFAEFADDF
- a CDS encoding class I SAM-dependent methyltransferase; translation: MEVKNNLEGCPICGHQTYILFSAPCDYRKPIKSELYEVYWCDVCDYGQVWERPTKEKVSSFYELDSYYTHQDSAINVGKLEEKVSFFDKLRTHVSWRIDRGEDLMPHDAMSLLQGDSLTILEIGCGSGGNLLKFIEKGFSATGVEPDPEARKASKKAGLNVFDGTAEELPKVILNSKYDVVLMSHVLEHCLDVNTAISNVKSILKTNGVFIVETPNCMSHGFKDYKAAWPWSDIPRHLNFFTNSSLNSILSKHGFNVISTKYRGFCRQFSNSWLKNEEEIWHSFKTCSADVNSKPNFKLRAWKLLLKSMFSSKTYKYDSIRLIAKNI
- a CDS encoding F0F1 ATP synthase subunit A gives rise to the protein MDEGYSLMLGALTIHASIISTWCVMLFIISLVWLATRHMQMLPSGMQTVIEGIFEAMEQAVLEVTPKHGRIIMPFISTFWVFLIIANMVGLIPGLHSPTADLSVTSALAILVFLSVHWFGIRTQGLKKYLHHYLQPTPMLLPFHIISEFTRTLALAIRLFGNVMSLEMAAMLIVLVAGFLAPIPILMLHIIEALVQAYIFGMLALIYLASAMQSQQINSEE
- a CDS encoding F0F1 ATP synthase subunit alpha codes for the protein MISDAGLYADSALLKKQHAWLNRYQPRLHVKEQGIVVSVGDGITWIKGLPSAAIEDMLMFADGSRAMVFDLNRELIGAILFYQTEALTAGTLVHLARNALSVPVGDTFLGRVIDPLGAPLDGQNKPAYVVRGNLEQASPPIIAREFVREPLYTGIKIIDTLIPIGKGQRQLLVGDEGTGRSALAIDTVINQKGKNVFCIYVLIGQKRSAIVNTIELLRQHDALDYTVCVVAEATALPGLQYIAPFAGCALAEYWMQQGRDTLIVYDDLATHARTYRELSLLLRRPPGREAYPGDIFFVHSRLLERSTRLNADHGGGSMTALPIVETKQGEIAAYIPTNLISITDGQIYLDSDLFASGFRPAIDISKSVSRIGGKTQHPAIRDQAGKIKLEYLQFLELESFSRFGQKLEASMEARIKRGRLLRELLKQDRLAPESSEFQLAWLIAYNDGLLDTLQPAQIAGELVRLKQTVKESPLALNSDLQEWRQLLINVLSDKQANAA
- a CDS encoding F0F1 ATP synthase subunit gamma codes for the protein MSQSRALQQHIAHLTEIRSILHSLKNMAFMDMHKLIRLRQAQSLVVQHIETVAADFLQFYPGLPELKISTPLIVIIIGSERGFCGNLNESLIEQLTQASADSVIAVGSRLCARLQNTNIAFTELSGANSSDEISQVLNSVSDAISQLHNQYELFNLSVLFHQDEHLNITLKTLLPPFKDIKRSSEYKNEPLLNLQPSQFLLELVDQYVLSALQDILYTSLAAENNQRLQHLDNAVRHLDEATEKLHKKSQIYRQEEITEEIEVILLNASPADY
- a CDS encoding IS3 family transposase: MLQLLYEFGSYEQAEKDIMQYIKYYNSFRVHSYNNYLTPIQAEKEAA
- the atpE gene encoding ATP synthase F0 subunit C, which gives rise to MNEITLIVLGSTVAAVIGIAIGVLGPALAMGKAISSALEALARQPESERSIMRTLFIGLAMIESLAIYCLVIILIVLFKNPLLAYIIH